In a single window of the Drosophila albomicans strain 15112-1751.03 chromosome 3, ASM965048v2, whole genome shotgun sequence genome:
- the LOC117571792 gene encoding ATP-dependent helicase brm isoform X1 produces the protein MASPSPANSPMPPPQAPSPMAPPSQSPAPSPHSPYPHQGPPQGPPQGPPPGAPHMQGPPGPPPGHPGGPYGHPMQHVAPGQGPPGHHMPPHHQGMTPHMGMQMPPTGPNMSPLGYQTHGMPPNYVFSLQAPSQPGQGPPGGPPGGQPERSGQENLHALQRAIDSMEEKGLQEDPRYSQLLAMRATSKHQHLNGNQVSLLRTQITAYRLLARNKPISMQTQQSLQAYQMAQQQQQQQPPPIGPPGMPGGPPPGAQHGGQPPMQPQQPPSTGTPPQCSTPPASPYGPPVPGQKLQPAPPPHMQTQPLQPQPPLLGGAPMPPQQQQQVQQQQQQQQQQQQQQQVQQQQQPMPQQQPLQPPPEQLQHQLPNGGKPLAMGPVGGPPLIPPTPMQQQQQGVRPSAPGLPGSQVAPPGPPRPGGPPGQQLPMAKPNRVTTVAKPVGLDPITLLQERENRVAARISLRMQELQRLPATMPEDLRLQAAIELRALRVLNFQRQLRMEIVQCTRRDTTLETAINMKFYKRTKRQGLREARATEKLEKQQKLEAERKRRQKHLEFLAAVLQHGKDLREYHRNNKAQLARMNKAVMNYHANAEREQKKEQERIEKERMRRLMAEDEEGYRKLIDQKKDKRLAFLLSQTDEYISNLTQMVKQHKDDQMKKKEEEGKRLQQYKKELLMSGEYVNIDESSIAADMRVAVVEQCSGKKLTGDDAPMLKHLHRWLNMHPGWDWIDDDDEESEDSPEKKPKPKLEELPERSAAAAEGSQDATDKAAQPGDAESTDLINQVKVEDDEYRTEEQTYYSIAHTVHEKVTEQASIMVNGQLKEYQLKGLEWLVSLYNNNLNGILADEMGLGKTIQTISLVTYLMDRKKVMGPYLIIVPLSTLPNWVLEFEKWAPAVGVVSYKGSPQGRRVLQNQMRATKFNVLLTTYEYVIKDKAVLAKIQWKYMIIDEGHRMKNHHCKLTQVLNTHYIAPYRLLLTGTPLQNKLPELWALLNFLLPSIFKSCSTFEQWFNAPFATTGEKVELNEEETILIIRRLHKVLRPFLLRRLKKEVEHQLPDKVEYIIKCDMSALQRVLYKHMQSKGVLLTDGSEKGKHGKGGAKALMNTIVQLRKLCNHPFMFQHIEEKYCDHTGGHGVVSGPDLYRVSGKFELLDRILPKLKATNHRVLLFCQMTQCMTIIEDYLGWRQFGYLRLDGTTKAEDRGDLLRKFNAKDSDYFVFLLSTRAGGLGLNLQTADTVVIFDSDWNPHQDLQAQDRAHRIGQRNEVRVLRLMTVNSVEERILAAARYKLNMDEKVIQAGMFDQKSTGSERQQFLQTILHQDDNEEEEENEVPDDEMINMMIARSEEEIEIFKKMDIERKKEDEEIHPGRERLIDESELPDWLTKDDDEVERFHYQYDEDTILGRGSRQRKEVDYTDSLTEKEWLKAIDDGAEFDEEEEEDNDSKRKRRKRKNRKDESDDDSLILKRRRRQNLDKRSKKQMHKIMSAVIKHTQDGRTLSEPFMKLPSRQRLPDYYDVIKRPVDIKKILQRIEDCKYADLNELEKDFTQLCQNAQIYNEEASLIYLDSIALQKVFVAARQRITAAADAAAVAAGENTGEAHGNGGGGGGNNSDNSDNDDDDGDDGSDDEEIATTSAAAVKMKLKLNKSLASAPSTPTQSAASVASGAATTSKKQTRRKRSQKKYTISDDDDDDMD, from the exons TATGTGTTTTCATTACAGGCGCCCTCGCAGCCTGGCCAGGGACCACCTGGCGGCCCGCCCGGCGGCCAGCCGGAGCGATCCGGCCAAGAGAATTTGCATGCATTGCAGCGGGCAATCGATTCCATGGAGGAGAAGGGATTGCAAGAGGATCCACGCTACTCGCAGCTGCTGGCAATGCGTGCGACATCGAAGCATCAGCATCTCAATGGCAACCAAGTGAGTCTGTTGCGCACACAGATCACAGCGTATCGCTTGCTGGCCCGCAACAAGCCCATCTCCATGCAGACCCAACAGTCGCTGCAAGCCTATCAGATggcccagcaacagcagcaacaacagccgccGCCAATCGGACCCCCAGGCATGCCTGGAGGACCACCACCTGGAGCACAACATGGCGGCCAGCCGCCTatgcagccacagcagccacCATCAACCGGAACGCCGCCGCAATGTTCCACGCCGCCAGCGAGTCCCTACGGTCCTCCTGTGCCTGGCCAGAAATTGCAGCCAGCGCCTCCGCCGCACATGCAAACGCAGCCATTGCAACCACAGCCGCCACTTCTAGGAGGCGCACCAATgccgccacagcaacagcaacaagtgcaacaacagcagcagcagcaacaacaacagcagcagcaacagcaagtacagcagcagcagcaaccaatgccgcaacagcagccgctgcaACCGCCGCcagagcaactgcagcatcaGCTGCCCAATGGCGGCAAACCGCTGGCCATGGGTCCAGTGGGCGGACCACCTTTGATACCACCCACGCcgatgcagcagcaacagcagggcGTGCGTCCTTCCGCACCCGGATTGCCAGGCAGTCAAGTGGCGCCACCTGGTCCACCGCGTCCAGGCGGACCACCCGGACAGCAGCTGCCCATGGCGAAACCGAATCGCGTCACAACTGTGGCTAAACCCGTGGGTCTCGATCCCATAACGTTGCTGCAGGAGCGTGAGAATCGTGTTGCCGCGCGCATCTCGCTTCGCATGCAGGAGCTGCAACGTCTGCCGGCCACAATGCCTGAGGATTTGCGTCTGCAGGCGGCCATTGAGCTGCGAGCGCTGCGCGTGCTCAACTTTCAGCGACAGCTGCGCATGGAGATTGTGCAGTGCACGCGACGCGACACCACGCTTGAAACGGCCATCAACATGAAGTTCTACAAGCGCACGAAGCGTCAAGGATTGCGCGAGGCACGCGCCACCGAGAAGCTGGAGAAGCAGCAGAAATTGGAGGCGGAACGCAAGCGTCGCCAGAAGCATTTGGAATTCTTGGCTGCGGTGCTGCAGCATGGCAAGGATCTGCGCGAATATCATCGCAATAATAAG GCTCAGTTGGCACGCATGAACAAGGCGGTGATGAATTATCACGCGAATGCGGAGCGCGAACAGAAGAAGGAGCAAGAGCGCATTGAGAAGGAACGTATGCGTCGCCTCATGGCTGAGGATGAAGAAGGTTATCGCAAGCTCATTGATCAGAAGAAGGACAAACGTTTGGCATTCCTGCTCTCGCAGACTGACGAGTACATCAGCAATCTCACGCAGATGGTGAAGCAACACAAGGATGATCagatgaagaagaaggaggaggagggcaAGCGACTGCAGCAATACAAGAAGGAGCTGCTGATGAGCGGCGAATACGTGAACATTGATGAGAGCAGCATTGCTGCCGATATGCGTGTCGCTGTCGTGGAACAGTGCAGCGGCAAGAAGCTAACTGGCGACGATGCACCGATGCTGAAGCATTTGCATCGCTGGCTCAACATGCATCCCGGCTGGGATTGgatcgatgatgatgacgaggAGAGCGAAGATTCGCCCGAGAAGAAACCCAAGCCCAAGCTGGAGGAGTTGCCCGAGCGTAGCGCTGCAGCTGCCGAGGGATCGCAGGATGCCACGGATAAGGCAGCACAGCCTGGCGATGCCGAGTCTACGGATCTGATCAATCAAGTCAAAGTGGAGGACGATGAATATCGCACAGAGGAGCAAACGTACTACAGCATTGCGCATACTGTGCACGAAAAGGTCACTGAGCAGGCGAGTATTATGGTCAACGGTCAGCTTAAGGAATATCAGCTTAAGGGTCTAGAATGGCTCGTTTCGctgtacaacaacaatttgaatggCATTCTGGCCGATGAAATGGGTCTGGGAAAGACTATTCAGACCATATCGCTGGTCACTTATTTGATGGATCGGAAGAAGGTGATGGGACCCTATTTGATCATTGTGCCGCTTTCCACGCTGCCCAATTGGGTGCTCGAGTTTGAGAAGTGGGCTCCAGCAGTGGGAGTGGTCAGCTACAAAGGAAGTCCGCAGGGACGTCGCGTGCTGCAGAATCAGATGCGTGCCACAAAGTTTAATGTGCTGCTGACCACATACGAGTATGTGATCAAGGACAAAGCGGTGCTGGCGAAGATCCAGTGGAAATACATGATCATCGATGAGGGTCATCGCATGAAGAACCATCACTGCAAGTTGACGCAGGTGCTCAACACTCACTACATTGCGCCGTATCGTCTGCTCTTGACCGGTACACCGCTGCAGAATAAGCTGCCCGAGTTGTGGGCGCTGCTTAATTTCCTGCTGCCCTCTATCTTCAAGTCGTGCTCGACATTTGAGCAGTGGTTCAATGCACCGTTCGCCACCACGGGCGAGAAGGTTGAACTCAATGAAGAAGAAACGATTTTGATTATTCGACGTCTTCACAAAGTGTTGCGTCCCTTCCTGTTGCGTCGTCTCAAAAAGGAGGTCGAACATCAGCTGCCCGACAAGGTTGAGTACATCATCAAGTGCGACATGTCGGCGCTGCAACGAGTGCTCTACAAGCACATGCAGAGCAAGGGCGTGCTGCTCACCGATGGCTCCGAGAAGGGCAAACATGGCAAGGGAGGCGCCAAGGCGCTGATGAACACCATTGTGCAGCTGCGCAAGCTCTGTAATCATCCATTCATGTTCCAACACATCGAGGAGAAGTACTGCGATCACACTGGTGGACATGGCGTGGTGTCTG GTCCCGATCTGTATCGTGTGTCGGGTAAATTTGAACTGCTCGATCGCATTTTGCCCAAGCTGAAGGCCACCAATCATCGTGTACTGCTCTTCTGTCAGATGACGCAGTGCATGACCATCATTGAGGATTATCTCGGCTGGCGACAGTTTGGCTATCTGCGCTTGGATGGTACCACCAAGGCCGAGGACCGTGGCGATCTGTTGCGCAAATTCAATGCCAAGGACTCTGACTACTTTGTCTTCTTGCTGTCCACACGTGCCGGTGGTCTTGGTCTCAATTTACAGACTGCTGATACTGTGGTCATTTTCGATTCGGATTGGAATCCCCATCAGGATTTGCAGGCACAGGATCGTGCGCATCGTATTGGTCAACGCAACGAAGTGCGTGTGCTACGTCTGATGACTGTCAACTCGGTGGAGGAGCGTATTCTCGCTGCGGCACGTTACAAACTGAATATGGATGAAAAGGTTATTCAGGCGGGTATGTTCGATCAGAAGTCGACAGGCAGCGAACGACAGCAGTTCCTGCAGACCATCCTGCATCAGGATGAcaacgaggaggaggaggagaatgAGGTGCCCGACGATGAAATGATCAATATGATGATTGCGCGCAGCGAAGAAGAGATTGAGATCTTCAAGAAGATGGATATAGAGCGCAAGAAGGAGGACGAAGAGATTCATCCGGGCAGAGAGCGACTGATCGATGAGTCCGAGCTGCCCGACTGGCTAACCAAGGACGATGACGAGGTGGAGCGCTTCCACTATCAATACGACGAGGATACTATTCTAG gTCGTGGTTCCAGGCAGCGAAAGGAGGTGGACTACACGGACAGCTTGACCGAGAAGGAGTGGCTGAAGGCTATCGACGATGGCGCGGAGTTCGAcgaggaagaggaggaagacAACGATTCGAAGCGTAAGCGTCGCAAGCGCAAGAATCGCAAAGATGAATCAGACGATGATTCGCTAATCCTTAAGCGTCGACGTCGTCAGAACCTAGACAAGCGTTCGAAGAAGCAAATGCACAAGATCATGAGTGCAGTCATCAAGCACACGCAGGATGGTCGCACTTTGTCAGAACCCTTCATGAAGCTGCCCTCGCGTCAACGGCTCCCTGACTACTATGATGTCATCAAGCGACCGGTGGACATTAAGAAAATACTACAACGCATCGAGGACTGCAAATATGCGGATCTGAATGAGCTGGAAAAGGACTTTACACAACTCTGCCAAAATGCGCAAATCTACAACGAGGAGGCGTCGCTCATTTATCTCGATTCCATTGCCTTGCAAAAGGTCTTTGTGGCCGCCAGGCAACGAATCACAGCGGCtgccgatgctgctgctgtggcggcCGGAGAGAATACGGGCGAAGCACATGGCAATGGTGGTGGCGGCGGAGGCAACAATTCTGATAACTcggataatgatgatgatgatggagaTGATGGTTCGGATGATGAGGAAATTGCAACCACATCGGCGGCAGCAGTGAAAATGAAGCTAAAACTTAACAAATCACTGGCCAGTGCGCCATCCACGCCCACACAATCAGCGGCATCGGTGGCCAGTGGAGCAGCGACCACATCCAAGAAGCAGACGCGTCGCAAGCGCTCCCAGAAGAAATACACCATatccgatgatgatgacgacgacatGGACTAG
- the LOC117571792 gene encoding ATP-dependent helicase brm isoform X2 — translation MASPSPANSPMPPPQAPSPMAPPSQSPAPSPHSPYPHQGPPQGPPQGPPPGAPHMQGPPGPPPGHPGGPYGHPMQHVAPGQGPPGHHMPPHHQGMTPHMGMQMPPTGPNMSPLGYQTHGMPPNAPSQPGQGPPGGPPGGQPERSGQENLHALQRAIDSMEEKGLQEDPRYSQLLAMRATSKHQHLNGNQVSLLRTQITAYRLLARNKPISMQTQQSLQAYQMAQQQQQQQPPPIGPPGMPGGPPPGAQHGGQPPMQPQQPPSTGTPPQCSTPPASPYGPPVPGQKLQPAPPPHMQTQPLQPQPPLLGGAPMPPQQQQQVQQQQQQQQQQQQQQQVQQQQQPMPQQQPLQPPPEQLQHQLPNGGKPLAMGPVGGPPLIPPTPMQQQQQGVRPSAPGLPGSQVAPPGPPRPGGPPGQQLPMAKPNRVTTVAKPVGLDPITLLQERENRVAARISLRMQELQRLPATMPEDLRLQAAIELRALRVLNFQRQLRMEIVQCTRRDTTLETAINMKFYKRTKRQGLREARATEKLEKQQKLEAERKRRQKHLEFLAAVLQHGKDLREYHRNNKAQLARMNKAVMNYHANAEREQKKEQERIEKERMRRLMAEDEEGYRKLIDQKKDKRLAFLLSQTDEYISNLTQMVKQHKDDQMKKKEEEGKRLQQYKKELLMSGEYVNIDESSIAADMRVAVVEQCSGKKLTGDDAPMLKHLHRWLNMHPGWDWIDDDDEESEDSPEKKPKPKLEELPERSAAAAEGSQDATDKAAQPGDAESTDLINQVKVEDDEYRTEEQTYYSIAHTVHEKVTEQASIMVNGQLKEYQLKGLEWLVSLYNNNLNGILADEMGLGKTIQTISLVTYLMDRKKVMGPYLIIVPLSTLPNWVLEFEKWAPAVGVVSYKGSPQGRRVLQNQMRATKFNVLLTTYEYVIKDKAVLAKIQWKYMIIDEGHRMKNHHCKLTQVLNTHYIAPYRLLLTGTPLQNKLPELWALLNFLLPSIFKSCSTFEQWFNAPFATTGEKVELNEEETILIIRRLHKVLRPFLLRRLKKEVEHQLPDKVEYIIKCDMSALQRVLYKHMQSKGVLLTDGSEKGKHGKGGAKALMNTIVQLRKLCNHPFMFQHIEEKYCDHTGGHGVVSGPDLYRVSGKFELLDRILPKLKATNHRVLLFCQMTQCMTIIEDYLGWRQFGYLRLDGTTKAEDRGDLLRKFNAKDSDYFVFLLSTRAGGLGLNLQTADTVVIFDSDWNPHQDLQAQDRAHRIGQRNEVRVLRLMTVNSVEERILAAARYKLNMDEKVIQAGMFDQKSTGSERQQFLQTILHQDDNEEEEENEVPDDEMINMMIARSEEEIEIFKKMDIERKKEDEEIHPGRERLIDESELPDWLTKDDDEVERFHYQYDEDTILGRGSRQRKEVDYTDSLTEKEWLKAIDDGAEFDEEEEEDNDSKRKRRKRKNRKDESDDDSLILKRRRRQNLDKRSKKQMHKIMSAVIKHTQDGRTLSEPFMKLPSRQRLPDYYDVIKRPVDIKKILQRIEDCKYADLNELEKDFTQLCQNAQIYNEEASLIYLDSIALQKVFVAARQRITAAADAAAVAAGENTGEAHGNGGGGGGNNSDNSDNDDDDGDDGSDDEEIATTSAAAVKMKLKLNKSLASAPSTPTQSAASVASGAATTSKKQTRRKRSQKKYTISDDDDDDMD, via the exons GCGCCCTCGCAGCCTGGCCAGGGACCACCTGGCGGCCCGCCCGGCGGCCAGCCGGAGCGATCCGGCCAAGAGAATTTGCATGCATTGCAGCGGGCAATCGATTCCATGGAGGAGAAGGGATTGCAAGAGGATCCACGCTACTCGCAGCTGCTGGCAATGCGTGCGACATCGAAGCATCAGCATCTCAATGGCAACCAAGTGAGTCTGTTGCGCACACAGATCACAGCGTATCGCTTGCTGGCCCGCAACAAGCCCATCTCCATGCAGACCCAACAGTCGCTGCAAGCCTATCAGATggcccagcaacagcagcaacaacagccgccGCCAATCGGACCCCCAGGCATGCCTGGAGGACCACCACCTGGAGCACAACATGGCGGCCAGCCGCCTatgcagccacagcagccacCATCAACCGGAACGCCGCCGCAATGTTCCACGCCGCCAGCGAGTCCCTACGGTCCTCCTGTGCCTGGCCAGAAATTGCAGCCAGCGCCTCCGCCGCACATGCAAACGCAGCCATTGCAACCACAGCCGCCACTTCTAGGAGGCGCACCAATgccgccacagcaacagcaacaagtgcaacaacagcagcagcagcaacaacaacagcagcagcaacagcaagtacagcagcagcagcaaccaatgccgcaacagcagccgctgcaACCGCCGCcagagcaactgcagcatcaGCTGCCCAATGGCGGCAAACCGCTGGCCATGGGTCCAGTGGGCGGACCACCTTTGATACCACCCACGCcgatgcagcagcaacagcagggcGTGCGTCCTTCCGCACCCGGATTGCCAGGCAGTCAAGTGGCGCCACCTGGTCCACCGCGTCCAGGCGGACCACCCGGACAGCAGCTGCCCATGGCGAAACCGAATCGCGTCACAACTGTGGCTAAACCCGTGGGTCTCGATCCCATAACGTTGCTGCAGGAGCGTGAGAATCGTGTTGCCGCGCGCATCTCGCTTCGCATGCAGGAGCTGCAACGTCTGCCGGCCACAATGCCTGAGGATTTGCGTCTGCAGGCGGCCATTGAGCTGCGAGCGCTGCGCGTGCTCAACTTTCAGCGACAGCTGCGCATGGAGATTGTGCAGTGCACGCGACGCGACACCACGCTTGAAACGGCCATCAACATGAAGTTCTACAAGCGCACGAAGCGTCAAGGATTGCGCGAGGCACGCGCCACCGAGAAGCTGGAGAAGCAGCAGAAATTGGAGGCGGAACGCAAGCGTCGCCAGAAGCATTTGGAATTCTTGGCTGCGGTGCTGCAGCATGGCAAGGATCTGCGCGAATATCATCGCAATAATAAG GCTCAGTTGGCACGCATGAACAAGGCGGTGATGAATTATCACGCGAATGCGGAGCGCGAACAGAAGAAGGAGCAAGAGCGCATTGAGAAGGAACGTATGCGTCGCCTCATGGCTGAGGATGAAGAAGGTTATCGCAAGCTCATTGATCAGAAGAAGGACAAACGTTTGGCATTCCTGCTCTCGCAGACTGACGAGTACATCAGCAATCTCACGCAGATGGTGAAGCAACACAAGGATGATCagatgaagaagaaggaggaggagggcaAGCGACTGCAGCAATACAAGAAGGAGCTGCTGATGAGCGGCGAATACGTGAACATTGATGAGAGCAGCATTGCTGCCGATATGCGTGTCGCTGTCGTGGAACAGTGCAGCGGCAAGAAGCTAACTGGCGACGATGCACCGATGCTGAAGCATTTGCATCGCTGGCTCAACATGCATCCCGGCTGGGATTGgatcgatgatgatgacgaggAGAGCGAAGATTCGCCCGAGAAGAAACCCAAGCCCAAGCTGGAGGAGTTGCCCGAGCGTAGCGCTGCAGCTGCCGAGGGATCGCAGGATGCCACGGATAAGGCAGCACAGCCTGGCGATGCCGAGTCTACGGATCTGATCAATCAAGTCAAAGTGGAGGACGATGAATATCGCACAGAGGAGCAAACGTACTACAGCATTGCGCATACTGTGCACGAAAAGGTCACTGAGCAGGCGAGTATTATGGTCAACGGTCAGCTTAAGGAATATCAGCTTAAGGGTCTAGAATGGCTCGTTTCGctgtacaacaacaatttgaatggCATTCTGGCCGATGAAATGGGTCTGGGAAAGACTATTCAGACCATATCGCTGGTCACTTATTTGATGGATCGGAAGAAGGTGATGGGACCCTATTTGATCATTGTGCCGCTTTCCACGCTGCCCAATTGGGTGCTCGAGTTTGAGAAGTGGGCTCCAGCAGTGGGAGTGGTCAGCTACAAAGGAAGTCCGCAGGGACGTCGCGTGCTGCAGAATCAGATGCGTGCCACAAAGTTTAATGTGCTGCTGACCACATACGAGTATGTGATCAAGGACAAAGCGGTGCTGGCGAAGATCCAGTGGAAATACATGATCATCGATGAGGGTCATCGCATGAAGAACCATCACTGCAAGTTGACGCAGGTGCTCAACACTCACTACATTGCGCCGTATCGTCTGCTCTTGACCGGTACACCGCTGCAGAATAAGCTGCCCGAGTTGTGGGCGCTGCTTAATTTCCTGCTGCCCTCTATCTTCAAGTCGTGCTCGACATTTGAGCAGTGGTTCAATGCACCGTTCGCCACCACGGGCGAGAAGGTTGAACTCAATGAAGAAGAAACGATTTTGATTATTCGACGTCTTCACAAAGTGTTGCGTCCCTTCCTGTTGCGTCGTCTCAAAAAGGAGGTCGAACATCAGCTGCCCGACAAGGTTGAGTACATCATCAAGTGCGACATGTCGGCGCTGCAACGAGTGCTCTACAAGCACATGCAGAGCAAGGGCGTGCTGCTCACCGATGGCTCCGAGAAGGGCAAACATGGCAAGGGAGGCGCCAAGGCGCTGATGAACACCATTGTGCAGCTGCGCAAGCTCTGTAATCATCCATTCATGTTCCAACACATCGAGGAGAAGTACTGCGATCACACTGGTGGACATGGCGTGGTGTCTG GTCCCGATCTGTATCGTGTGTCGGGTAAATTTGAACTGCTCGATCGCATTTTGCCCAAGCTGAAGGCCACCAATCATCGTGTACTGCTCTTCTGTCAGATGACGCAGTGCATGACCATCATTGAGGATTATCTCGGCTGGCGACAGTTTGGCTATCTGCGCTTGGATGGTACCACCAAGGCCGAGGACCGTGGCGATCTGTTGCGCAAATTCAATGCCAAGGACTCTGACTACTTTGTCTTCTTGCTGTCCACACGTGCCGGTGGTCTTGGTCTCAATTTACAGACTGCTGATACTGTGGTCATTTTCGATTCGGATTGGAATCCCCATCAGGATTTGCAGGCACAGGATCGTGCGCATCGTATTGGTCAACGCAACGAAGTGCGTGTGCTACGTCTGATGACTGTCAACTCGGTGGAGGAGCGTATTCTCGCTGCGGCACGTTACAAACTGAATATGGATGAAAAGGTTATTCAGGCGGGTATGTTCGATCAGAAGTCGACAGGCAGCGAACGACAGCAGTTCCTGCAGACCATCCTGCATCAGGATGAcaacgaggaggaggaggagaatgAGGTGCCCGACGATGAAATGATCAATATGATGATTGCGCGCAGCGAAGAAGAGATTGAGATCTTCAAGAAGATGGATATAGAGCGCAAGAAGGAGGACGAAGAGATTCATCCGGGCAGAGAGCGACTGATCGATGAGTCCGAGCTGCCCGACTGGCTAACCAAGGACGATGACGAGGTGGAGCGCTTCCACTATCAATACGACGAGGATACTATTCTAG gTCGTGGTTCCAGGCAGCGAAAGGAGGTGGACTACACGGACAGCTTGACCGAGAAGGAGTGGCTGAAGGCTATCGACGATGGCGCGGAGTTCGAcgaggaagaggaggaagacAACGATTCGAAGCGTAAGCGTCGCAAGCGCAAGAATCGCAAAGATGAATCAGACGATGATTCGCTAATCCTTAAGCGTCGACGTCGTCAGAACCTAGACAAGCGTTCGAAGAAGCAAATGCACAAGATCATGAGTGCAGTCATCAAGCACACGCAGGATGGTCGCACTTTGTCAGAACCCTTCATGAAGCTGCCCTCGCGTCAACGGCTCCCTGACTACTATGATGTCATCAAGCGACCGGTGGACATTAAGAAAATACTACAACGCATCGAGGACTGCAAATATGCGGATCTGAATGAGCTGGAAAAGGACTTTACACAACTCTGCCAAAATGCGCAAATCTACAACGAGGAGGCGTCGCTCATTTATCTCGATTCCATTGCCTTGCAAAAGGTCTTTGTGGCCGCCAGGCAACGAATCACAGCGGCtgccgatgctgctgctgtggcggcCGGAGAGAATACGGGCGAAGCACATGGCAATGGTGGTGGCGGCGGAGGCAACAATTCTGATAACTcggataatgatgatgatgatggagaTGATGGTTCGGATGATGAGGAAATTGCAACCACATCGGCGGCAGCAGTGAAAATGAAGCTAAAACTTAACAAATCACTGGCCAGTGCGCCATCCACGCCCACACAATCAGCGGCATCGGTGGCCAGTGGAGCAGCGACCACATCCAAGAAGCAGACGCGTCGCAAGCGCTCCCAGAAGAAATACACCATatccgatgatgatgacgacgacatGGACTAG
- the LOC117571806 gene encoding SPRY domain-containing SOCS box protein 3, protein MLPLSSTNQDLRCPGFCDCRFPSSIDVANHKGNILDLVTCTCGEETGNGLQWQWHKEDDSDAHVVGRDIIFHPTYSQGTAIARGEQPLQHDKVHFWEMRVITALAGTDVMFGIGTDSVNLEQFKFHFVSALGTNAQSWGYSYNGKIQHCGDQLPYGQKFSQGCLVGIYLDRTRGHLEFYLNRRSLGVAYTNIPTDPHVKIYPMVCSTAAKSVIRLINSTSQSVTLQLRAFQALVKQPEKLEELRCMPGLKSIMQSYWFLAPPVRYSRCSRDQELDLGDEAVLSSSKLRLNRKQKYRDSDDVNIDEDLYANAHKIALRRPDSGDEEYAASIHEFCDEYFHYLL, encoded by the exons ATGCTGCCACTGTCAAGTACAAATCAGGATCTGCGATGCCCCGGTTTCTGTGATTGCCGCTTCCCGAGCTCCATCGATGTGGCTAATCACAAAGGCAACATACTCGACCTTGTCACCTGCACTTGCGGCGAGGAGACGGGCAACGGTttgcagtggcagtggcacaAAGAAGATGACTCCGATGCCCATGTTGTTGGCAGAGACATCATCTTCCATCCAACCTACAGTCAGGGCACGGCGATTGCACGCGGCGAACAACCGTTGCAGCACGACAAAGTGCATTTTTGGGAAATGCGTGTAATTACAGCTCTGGCGGGCACCGATGTG ATGTTTGGCATCGGCACTGACAGCGTCAATCTAGAGCAATTTAAATTCCACTTTGTTTCGGCGCTGGGAACAAATGCCCAATCCTGGGGCTATTCTTATAATGGGAAGATCCAACACTGTGGCGATCAGTTGCCCTATGGCCAAAAATTCTCACAGGGCTGCCTGGTGGGCATTTATTTGGATCGTACACGTGGCCATCTCGAGTTCTATTTAAATCGTCGCTCGCTGGGCGTAGCCTACACGAATATACCCACCGATCCGCATGTCAAGATATATCCGATGGTCTGTTCCACAGCTGCCAAGTCCGTGATACGCTTGATCAACTCCACATCGCAGTCGGTCACGTTGCAGTTGAGAGCATTTCAAGCGCTAGTCAAGCAACCCGAGAAACTCGAAGAACTTCGTTGCATGCCGGGCTTAAAGAGCATCATGCAGTCGTATTGGTTTCTGGCTCCTCCAGTCCGATATTCCAGGTGTTCGAGGGATCAAGAACTGGACTTGGGCGATGAGGCGGTGTTGTCAagttcaaaattacgcttaaacagaaaacaaaagtacAGAG ACAGCGATGATGTCAACATCGATGAGGATCTATATGCGAATGCCCATAAAATAGCGTTGAGACGACCTGACAGCGGTGACGAAGAATATGCTGCCTCCATCCATGAGTTCTGTGATGAAtactttcattatttattgtag